DNA sequence from the Armigeres subalbatus isolate Guangzhou_Male chromosome 1, GZ_Asu_2, whole genome shotgun sequence genome:
TCAACTTAGATGCTTATACTAATTTTATCACAGATATGCTTATGGGAAAATGTCCAGTATTAATGGATTAGCAGACGATTCACACGATATTCTAAATCTTGCTGAAACTTTCTCTACAAAACAATTTATTGTTTCCACTTCCGCTATTTGGTGGAGGTCTTCAGTAGGAAACCAGGGATTTAGAtttaacatcatcttcaaaagCTTATTTTGTTTCACTTGTAGTCGTCTAAGATGCGATAGGGCACATTGTTGCCACACCGGGCAACCATAAGTGAGAACAGGTCTGAACACACATTTGTAGAGAAGGAGCTTGTTGGATAACTGGAGGGACGCTCTTCGGTGGATCAGCGAGTAAAGCGAGCGTGATAAACCGTTGATTTTAGCAATTGTTCGATTGATGTGCTTGTCAAAAAGTAGTTTTCTGTCTAGAGTAAGTCCAAGGTAATTTACTTCTTCATTCCAAGGGACGTTGTTCCCATTGATGGCGATTTCATCTGATGGAAAGTATCTCGGTGAGCGCTTTcgactgaagaaaatagcttggGTTTTAGAAGCATTGATTTTGATGCGCCACTTCTGCTGAAATTCTTGGAGTTTATCCTGAGCATGCTGAAGTTTACAGGTGATGGTTTGGGGATCTTCGTCGGTTGAAAGGTAAGCAGTATCGTCGGCGAAAAAGGCATAGGTGACTCCGTCTACCATTAGCACGTCACTGGTGAATATATTGTAGAGTGTGGGGCTCAGCACAGAACCCTGAGGGACGCCGCAAGGTATTTTGAGGAACTCCGACTTGCAGCCATTGACATGCACGGCGAAAGTTCTATCAAGAAGAAATGATTTCACTAGCTGCACTATGTACAGAGGGCAGTTAGCTTTGTGTAGTTTGAAAATTATCGCTTCTTGCCAAACAGAATCATACGCCTTTTCCACGTCCAATAAAATCATGCCAGTAGATTTTTGTGTGTTGAACCCTTGTTTCACAAGTTTTGTAATACGGGCAAGCTGATGATTCGTTGAGTGGCCAGTCTTGAATCCGAATTGTTCATTGGGGATCACAGGGTTGACTTCTAGATGACGTTCCAAGCGGTTGAGGATCAATCGCTCAAGAATTTTACTCAAACTGCTCAAAAGACTAATCGGGCGGTAGTTTGTAGGGAGAGTGACGTCTTTGTTAGATTTTGGGATAACTATTACTTTTCCGTGTTTCCATTTGTCGGGGAAATACATTAGTTTGATGCACGCATTGAAAAGTTTCGTTAGGTAGACCAGTCCTTTACGAGGTAGCCTTTTCAGCATGACGTTCCGAATCCCATCCTGTCCTGGTGCTTTCCTTCCTTTCAATCGATGTATGATTTTCTTGACTTCGCTGGGTTTTGTGTATGTAGCAGGGTCGATGTTGATGGTCTTCCATCGAGCGCCGTACCTCAAGAGTTGTTTCGGGATCACTAACCAGTTGATTGTTGTGTGCTCGTGCAAAACTTTCCGCCAGAGTATTTGCCTTTTCTGTGTCGGTAACAACCAGTCGATTATCGTTACGAAGAGGGGGTTggtatttgattttatttcgaagatttttgctaattttccagAACTTAGAACTGCCGTTTGTTAAATTGTGGATGGTGGTTCCAAAGTTTTTGAATTTGTGTGCCGCACAATCGTTTCGAATCCGGATATTAAGATTGTCTACGATTCCTTTCAGTAATGGATCTTTTGAACGACAAAACTGTCTTCGTCGCAAATTCCTTAATCGAATAATAAGTTTCGTTTGATCTGGGAGCTGATATTTGCGAGGAGTAACGATTTCGACAGGAACTGCATCGTTCTCGGCGGTATTTAGTGCAGATTCAAGGTACTCGAGAGCAGCATCGACTTTCTCCGTTGAATTCAGACTGAGAGAAtctattaaggtcactcctgacggaatccaaggtTAAAAGTGCATTGATGTTCACATTTCAGTACCAAAGTGCGACGGTTTCTGGCGGGATCGCTAGCGGGAATCACCTCGCAATCGTTGACCTACCCGTTGGATTTGGCACGGGCGCGAATGGCTGTGACAGATAAGTACTCCGGCTACCGGACGCTGCGGGAGGTGTTCGTTAAGATTTAGCAGTGctctcctgacggaatccaagtttaaaagtgctcgcgttttcgggggcacaccactcgactAGGAGGCGGttcacaactgtcatttttgtcgatttagctttgctgcgtcgcagcatgcgtgaaataatccCCCGCAATAAATaagcccccgaaaacgcgagcacttttaaacttggattccgtcaggagtgaccttaaagattCTTTCTCTTCAAAAATGCCATCTTAATTTGATATTCAGTCTTATTCGATATCCGGTTTGGAGATTTTATCCAGAGCTTTATCCAAATCTCCCCCAGATATTCTTATGTAGATTCAGATTCTCAAACAATATCAAGATTAATCAAGATCCCGTTTCGTCAGAAAACGTCGTTGAGGGACTATGTCCTTGAAGAGCCTTGTTTAGATGTTTTTCGTCAAATAAGATGATATATCAGAATATTGCCCAGGAAATTATTCTGGCTTTCATTTCTATCCATAGCTCACAGTTGAAGCACGTATAAATTAACCAACGCACTAACAATTTTCATCGTCTATCCTTTGTTCTAGACTCATCCTTCGGCAGTACACCAAAGATTTCACAAAATCCGATCGGCAACAGTAGTAGTAATAGTGCTGCTGCCAGCGGAAGCAACAACACTGGCAGTACCGTCGCCGACCCGCACCAACGACTCAACAATCGGGATGTGGTCCTCACCAGTCTGGTTGCGGGAGCGATCGCCGGAGCACTGGCCAAAACCACGATCGCACCACTCGACCGGACGAAGATCAACTTTCAAATCAAGTAGGTCCCATATCGGTGCAGTGCGTCTTACCCATAGTTGCTAAACCATTTAAAATTTTCCAGCAAGGAAATTCCCTACTCGTTTCGGGCGGCGTTGGCATTTCTGCGCAATACCTACACCAAGGAGGGCTTCGCGGCCCTGTGGCGGGGCAACTCGGCCACGATGGCCCGCATCATTCCCTACTCGGCGATCCAGTTTACGGCGCACGAACAGTGGAAGAAGCTGCTGCAGGTCGATCGAAATGAAGAGTAAGTCCTCATCAGCACCGATTTCCGATGGTTTCGAATCTTTCTACGCCATTGATGTTCACATTTCAGTACCAAAGTGCGACGGTTTCTGGCGGGATCGCTGGCGGGAATCACATCGCAATCGTTGACCTACCCGTTGGATTTGGCACGGGCGCGAATGGCTGTGACCGATAAGTACTCCGGCTACCGGACGCTGCGGGAGGTGTTCGTTAAGATTTGGCAGTGCGAGGGACCCCGGACGTTCTACCGGGGTTACTGGGCGACCATCCTGGGGGTCATTCCGTACGCCGGAATGTCCTTCTTCACGTACGATACTCTCAAGAAGGAGTATTACAGTAAGTATAAGTGGCGGCGTTACTTCAGGTTCGAAGTTATGTCGAGATGCTTTCATACATTagtaaaaaagttttatgcATTTGCGGAAAAGCTTAAGAGAGAAGGTTCTCCAGGGTAGCTATCAGGCTTCTgcatatttttctttctttaccTGGGCTATCGTTCAAAAGCTTTGGAACAAGGCATTATTTGTACCGCAGACGAAAGGGTTTCAATAAATAATTGTCAAAAATCGAATATTGCAACACTGAAACAAACAACTGTGTCCTTTCTTCCAACTATAGTACTCACAGGTGACACCAGCCCAAACACTGTGATATCGCTGGTTTTCGGTGCGACGGCCGGCGTAATCGGTCAATCCTCAAGCTACCCGCTGGACATTGTTCGCCGGCGAATGCAGACCACAGGTGTTACGGCACACTGCGTCGATCGGTATCTGACAATCGGCACTACACTGGCCAAAATCTACAGGTTAGTATCGTTAGGCTTTCCAGCTGtttttgtgacatttttttgaaccTGTCGCCCATTGCAGGGAGGAGGGTATCGTCCGGGGCTTCTACAAGGGGCTCAGCATGAACTGGATCAAGGGGCCCATCGCCGTCGGGATCAGCTTCGCGACGTACGACCACATCAAGCACTTCTTGAGGGAACTTATCCATCTGCGGGATCCGGTGCGGTAGAGGCAGGAGCTGCCctcgaaaacaaaaatcgacTGCACGCGTTCACAATACAGAGATTGCACAAACAATAGCAAAAAAACACGAACACAACATGTTCGAATCTGTTGAATCTGGTTGTCGTTAGTGGCATTTTTATTTGCGATTAGGTTTCAGAATGTTTGGTGGTTAGATGATAGTGATGTGTGAATGGACAGAAAAGTGTTAATATAAGTAATTCTGTATTCGTTTAATATAAATGTGTGTGTCGCTTTGTTTCACCCCACGGTCATTAATTAAGCATAAAAACTGGTGCAATTAGAAAGTATATACACAAAAATGAGATAACTAATTAACAGATTTCGTCATAAAACACAAGTGCATTGCTTATACTTAAAAACCTATATATGGAAACTGTTTCCAAAAGCACTAATTTTTTTATGGTGAAAAAATGTTCTAGTGAAAATCAGAAATGAGGTTACGTAACCCTTAGAACCAACTTCTGACGTTATTTATAACAGAGATCACTAACAATGCTGAGTCAGACTGTAGTATCGTCCGAAAAGCGAAACAAACGAGGTTCAGTACAACTCGAACCAAAGCCCTCCTAAGTCAAATCGTCGTGAAGTCTGATGTATGACAATAATTTTCAATTCTGTGACAAATCTTCGTCAATTGTAGTTCTACGAACCGTTCACAAGGTGCAACTCTTCGTTTTCTAATATTAATTGCTCTGGAAATTGCTTCCGGCACCATCGGTTAGATTAGGATTTGCGTACGAAAATAGTGGAGTTAGATTTGATGACGAAAAAAAAACGTCGTTTTTAGTAGGAGAAGATtgtataaaatataaattaattatCTCTGTTTATGAAATAATTCCTGCTATCGGCATTCGAATTTAAAAAAGTCTTTTGTGAATTATACTGTTTCATGGAAACGGTTCATTAGTCCCCTGTGAGGTCAGTTCTCTCGGAAAATATGGTTAATAAATATATATGTCAAGTTGATACATAGGTTTctttctgaaagaattatcCCTGTAGGTTTTCCAGAAACGTTTACGCCGGATTAGTTttatagaccaatgcaaactctaatgtcgttttcggttttaaacctggtattagtgagaactcaatccctatcatctgttttgttttcaattcgccttttatcagctggcagaaacagacatattttatccattgaattttgttattagtattatttttttcttgttttatgaattatgggggaaatcagacgttttttctgttaattgtttaatgATTCAAATGACTATTATtccatcaataaattaatgtgattaggagcttgtgatgaatgacgacggcaatgtggattACCGTGAAAAAATTCatgccaatccgtgtttcccgataaactattatgctgattctatatggctttttgggtaacagtgattgtgttacagtagatttgaattatcaattatgtcattgaaatggaagaaaatatggaaacactttgaaaaaaatccaatacaaatttttttgagatttggggccttttattttgaaacaaagaatcaaatcgtacaagagttgaacagcattcttttttgctatttgcattatttctgCTATTTTTCCCTCAAGAGGGGACCCTTTGGGATAAATTGCGATTTCGTCAGAACTGCAAGACCAAATATACAAAAGaggcaaataatttttcactacaaaacataataaatatcaatgggataaaatatgtctttgtcgttttttaacgaattataattAAAAACCTTTCTTCCACTTAAAAATTATGCACAATTCGTATGAAAACTGTTCCTAAATaaacatttgattttatttataaataatcatttataaataattacaataaatttgttgatggcaatatagttgctaaacccttataaatggttaatgcCAAAGTTAATACATTATGTGTATGttcttcaaatccgtaaccttgaacaaattatgcacagaattgcaataatgaataaaataatggtatgaacattatggtataaataacttcatagcggcagatactctggtacgctattttcccattgatagagcaattatacctaaagTATATGTacgaatacacaacgtaatagtgaataaatagcagctaccttctcgtcactgcattttataaatcacattttcaacaaaatgttcaacccccattttgtttataatggagctaccatctgaggtaatcagcgaaaaatatgtcgttatctgaatccgattcaccatcagagaagcttgaagacagcacacaattaaaattccatttttacgtggaagacagcaacaaaattgataaatttaacaaatgaaacaaataaaatcaaatacccatccgTGTCCTTcacgttttcattttcctttagcgtaaacataaacaccacagtttgacagtttgtgttcgaatgtattggtgaacctaggttggatctcgataaatcagcagagcgaacctcattcattttgggtcggatctggtgcggatcgcgatccaacctgaacgaataaccgaacgttttgacagctgttagagcggatccagtgcagaactaggttcgacccagcaataaccgaaaacgacataacttaacctcacttattttgacagttcacagagcttgtttacaagatTGTTTTATCTATGCAATTATAGGATCTTTCGTCGGAAAATAATAAGAACTACCGTTCAAGTTAATAGTCTAAAAGGAACTGTTTATTCAACCGTATATCACGAAAGCAGAGCCCTGCTTCAAGCTAAActgtacactgaaaataattgaaaCGCTCGATTAAAGAATTCTTGCACATGAATGTCAATGTAGGCCCACTGTTTGATTCAAAAAGTATATCTTTTCAGATTAAAGTGTTTTACCCTTTGAATTCAAGTCCTGAAACACTTGGGAACTCAATTACCAGTCACTCTCCGATATCAAGTGTGTTAATTATTCCTTTGAAGTGGAATACACTTGGGTTCGCCCTACTGGTCAGCAACAGTGACTTCGAAGTGTAAAACACTTTCGATTCGATTGTTTTGGATTTGGAAATAAAGAGAATTCTGGCAGAGTCGTCAAAGTAAAATCCATACAATCGAAAGTGCTTTACACTTTATTAAAGCATGTTCTGCTTTgagaaaaaattgaatttgcaAGGTGTGACATTATTGAAGAACTTGAAGGGTGATGGGCGATCAACGTtctcagtaaaaaaaaatgttttcagaaGGTaagtgaaattgataaaatgtataaatatatatatatatataacttATTGTGCATTTTTGTCCATTATATTGCTTATCATTATTATTGTTTCTAGGAGAAATCAGGTGCTACGACCTAAAacattcaccattttgtaagggAGCAGAGGAACATGGCCGGTGTATAAGGTACTTGAAAATTCACTTCAATATACAATTACTATATAAATCATACATTTAAGATCTGTTTACAGTGCGCTGCAAATATTTTCCTATACCTGAGGAATCATCGAGAACAACAAGAGCCGACCGTTCCGAGAacatattgaaaatatgtatcTTCATATGcagaaaaaattaaataaacaataaaaatgtaATTATTGTACCGAAAacgtatttttatattattattgataaaactatgaataacaatattaaaaacagTGGATTTGATCAgctaaaacattcattttcaaaGCATTTTCTGTTTCAAACAAAGAACAATACTTTTTGATTTCAATACCATAGCATTTTAAATACAATGTAGAAAACTGTTGTTATCAAGTATAAGAACACTTgttccgaaagtgttttgctGTTCAAACTAATATGTTGCGTGGTGAGTTACTGAAAGTGTTTCACACTCGAGTATCACATGCTTGACCAGTAGGACAAATCAAAGGGCGAAACACTTTATAGTCGCGTGTGTATTTTTTTGAGTGTAACTCTTCTCTGAGCACCCAATCAGTGGGTTGCGTCGGTTTAACCGAACGCCTAGTTACTACAACTTCTCTTTCCTTGAGATTGTTCTTAAACATTTCGAACTTTCAATCAGAAATCTTATTCTGTCGACAATAAAATTATACTCAGAATCAAATTAGAAATTTGCATTTAACAATCCACTCGATTTAGATTTCTTTTTATATACTATGTAAAATTCGAACGAACTTATGTTCTAAAATTATTCAATTCAATAATACATATAATCTTCTATTTTACGCTTCTTCGCGATTCTTTTACTTCGCCTATTTGCAGGTTTGCCTTCGGTACAGAGAATCTTTTCCGACTCACGAACTGCATTACGTGCGGGTGACACGGCATCATGCTTTGACCAAAAATCTCTCGCAGAGGTATTCTCCTCCCCGAATAAGAAGGAATCGGCCGCATAACCGTAAAAGTCGGAGTCGGAATTCTCTGACTCATCGTCATCAGTTCTTTTGCGCTTGTTGCTGTTGGATTTGTTGCTTTTGCTGTTACAGGGCTGATCTGGTGTGCTGGGACTCTCTCCGGTGAAAACAAAACGCTTAGTCGGTTGTCGGCGAGAGTCCGTGGGGATCTTGAGCTGGCGCTTATGAGCCGATACGATACGACCACCCAAGGAAATGTTTCACATCCATAATGGCTTCCTCACGCACTCTATCCACCGCTAATGCATTGACAAATTGATTCGGTATTATTGATGGCCGCGTAAAAGTATTCCTCCATCCGTCATAAAAGATGTCCAGCCAGCTTCGACCCATCAACGGTACAAAACTCTTTTCACATTGTAGCACGACCAAATAAACATTCTCCGTCATTCCATTCAACTGCACAGACACTCTCACCTTGCCTAAAATATTCAGCTTGTTTCCATCAATCACGTATAGCTTCTTGCGACTATGCTCGATGGGGTATCTgctaaaattttgaataaaaaatttctCAGAAATTACGCTTTCTGCAGAACCGCAGTCCACCTCCATCGCAAATCTTCGTTTCTGAACAATTACTTCCACATAACAGGGTTCATTTATCTTATTTTTAGCTGCAATCATCATACATGGAGATTCCTCATCATCGGAATCAGCGGACATTTCCGCTTTAAGCCTTTTAAAAAGTCCCGATGTGTGAGAAGTGGAGGGTTTAGGTGAGTCAATAAACTTCACTCCTTGTCTGTTTTTACGAGGACTTTTTCTTTTTAGCCTGTagcaaattttttttgtatgaccTGTTTTGTGGCAGAAGGAACATGTGAAAATTCTGTCAGTTTCCCTATCATCCTGCCTTCTACCATTGCTCCTGCTTCTGGAATGATATTGCCGGTTTCTATCAAAACTTCTACTTCTGTCCCGATACACACGCTGAGATGGTCCGCGTTCGATTCGCCTACCCAACCTGGCCACAACACTGCTTCTTTGTTCATCATCTCGGTTAACTAAACGCGTTCTATCCGATGATAACTCCTGATTCACTATCAGCTTCTCTGCCTTAGCAGCTGTCAAATCGTCCTCGTCAAACAATTTCCTTTGCAATTGCCTGTCATTAGTTCCTATCACTAGAGCATCTCGGATGGCGCGATCCTTAAAATCGCCAAAATTGCACAACTCAGCTAGCTGCTTGATAGCAAGCACAAAATCTTCCGATTTTTCATGCTGTGCTTGCCTGCGAGTCCAAAACCGGTATGTGTGTATGACATCAGAATCCTTTTTATCATACCTTCGCTTGAGCTCATCAGTAATTTGCTTATATGTTAAATCCCTCACATTTTGGCCCGGAAACAAAAGTTTGACCTGATTGTAGACTTCTATGCCACAAACAGctaaaaacgaaattttatatttatctgCAGAGTAGTTGTTATGTTCGAACAAAAACTCTAACTGCTCTAAATATTGTGAAAAGGGTATCGTCCCCGGCACGTATTttctcgtttgtcgggtgaagatcactgcgtccagattttaggactattgtgatatacccttttgctgtgaaatacgcaagttatctcagtaacatgtttgtcactgagataccttggtatcgactgaactcaagaccatctattattgatgaatagagatcctgagttacagtatgtgactcccccattctggcgagactagctttatgaagccaaccacgtccttgggggataagatccatatgtcagcaggccctaaaagggcttgctgagaacttagaacctacgttgggtgagtgcactgcaatagcagaggatgtgttctgatgtttctctctcctcgtcacagaagcggcaatttgaggtttggattgctccgatctttgtccagtgtccagttattagaccggtgtagatgttgagatcccttttgttgagacctaatagttgttgggttttcttgttaatcgttacgagccttttggattggctcgtatggggaagatgcattccagtttgatgtgatttgactgaccatatatttgttcagttccatttttacagagcagtctgagatccgcagaagggctcagggccaatgaacctttcattagatccattcctggctagctcatcagcaatctcgtttccctctagacccgtatgtcctgggatccaatataggtagactcgattgcgtatggataagtttttcaaagccagaatgcattcccacactagctttgagttacaagtgtagttattaagcgacttaagtgcgcttggctgtcagagaaaatacatatttttgcaaatctatactttctcctcaggcataataacacgcattctaatattgcatatatttccgcctgaaatactgtgggccactgtcctaagtggacagaaatttttgttgtagggccatagattccggatcctgtcagattattcatttcgaaccatctgtgaagaaatttatagagcctgttggaacgctgggtccacctccttcccactcctggcgggaaggaatgaacacatcgtaaggtaagtcataattgactaccgtttccatccagtcactacaaattcctattgcgggatttatggcaaattcatttaatatgctgaggtgacccgtaaggtctcccgacagcagtgtttttgttctttttaaccttagagcacttttttccgcttccagctttatgaattgatctaaccggggcaggtgaagcattgcgtctagggccaaagtgggtgtactacgaactgcaccagtgatggctatgcaagcggtgcgttggattttgttgagcttagcccttgcagcagcctcattagttttaggccaccagacaagggaagcgtaagttgtcctgggacggacaatggttttatatatccacatgatcatacttggttttaggccccatcttttaccaagggtttttgaacaaacccaaagtgtattgagacctttctgcacaactgattggagatgagagttccaattaagctttgcgtcgagtatgacacctagatattttacttcacttgaataaactaattgtgtttgattcaagaaaaggggtttcagttgtacctttctccgtttggtgaaagggataatggaagtttttgtaggatttatgcctagttgatacttttgacaccaggaaaaagtgtgatttagggcagattgcattctttccacgaacactttcgaatttgcctcgtacaataatgacaacgtcatcagcatatccaaccacttcgaagcctcttctctctaagctgtctagaagctcatccaccaccagtgaccacaacaaaggagaaagcactccgccttgcagacaccccttgttgctttaacagtgatgtatgaaccgctaagctcagaggagattttccgattagctagcatagcatgtacccaggtaacaatgcatgggtcgaattttctcctcaacattgctgaccctatagacgaataagaagcgttatcgaatgcgccctcaatatcaagaaatgctacaagagcaatttcttttgcattaagtgttttttcgattttttgaactaccgtatgtggtgccgagatcgtagattttccactttgataagcgaattggttttttgaaaaggcattgctttcataaatttgtgatttatgtactcgcatagcaccttttccataattttgagcattacagaggataaacttatcggcctgaatgctttggggttggttttatctctcttgcctgccttcggaatgaagacagcccggatttgacgccaatcgttaggtatgtgccccaaaatcagactcgccttaaaaatctcaaccaagggtggaaccagtgttttctcctctttttggatcaacgctgggaatattccatccatgccaggagacttaaatggctcgaaagatctcacagccctttcaaccctggcccgagtgaaagcttcctttgcaacctttattgcgtcttttttagatccagaaacccatgattggatctcttgtggatctgagacagcaattccagtgccttggtcgccgatgctcgactcagggattgaatcagggaagtggatctttaacaattcgctcagtgtatcgctaggctctacagtgagcgaaccatccgtctttcggaggctacccacaccattggagtggtcttttgaaagagtttgttggagtctggccactacgggtgtattctctatgctttcacacattagaatccacgatttccgtttggctgaccttatttctttgttgtagttcgtcagggcctttctgtataggctccaatcgccggttcgcttagcacggttgaactccctacgcgcagttttcctaagcttctcaagagttttattccaccatggaacgtctctactcgaactagttgatttagttggacagctctcttggtaggcgttaaggattttcaatgatatggaaatgctaatatcatcttccaaacttggacgtacatgttcatgatagcattagaggcgaaagtatagaattgatagttccgttaggatacggcaggcatgaagaatgtttttatagaagtcgatttgaaagcgagcggagggcaatatttgtgatggcacatatcgcacgaccttccttctgccaagctcccgtatgaaggggaacagaagaatatcagtgtgaaagctgatatatctccactggcaaaggaaggtggtttgacttgctcatatgccatcgcgtgcggaaggatttgctatcgacgagtactgtctccaaatttctaatatgacatcagcatttagtcgaataggatttttattgcacagttctgttttctcattgcgtccgtctcgtcgcaaccaacttggctgcctcggagagaacaaagcagagaaaggcactgctgctgtaccgtcga
Encoded proteins:
- the LOC134207694 gene encoding mitochondrial coenzyme A transporter SLC25A42, with protein sequence MASNLKGLFGGGGAAEASGMAVVVGSSVGSGGSSSGQLQQDKPVPIPREKPDRSTVEYSSFGSTPKISQNPIGNSSSNSAAASGSNNTGSTVADPHQRLNNRDVVLTSLVAGAIAGALAKTTIAPLDRTKINFQINKEIPYSFRAALAFLRNTYTKEGFAALWRGNSATMARIIPYSAIQFTAHEQWKKLLQVDRNEDTKVRRFLAGSLAGITSQSLTYPLDLARARMAVTDKYSGYRTLREVFVKIWQCEGPRTFYRGYWATILGVIPYAGMSFFTYDTLKKEYYILTGDTSPNTVISLVFGATAGVIGQSSSYPLDIVRRRMQTTGVTAHCVDRYLTIGTTLAKIYREEGIVRGFYKGLSMNWIKGPIAVGISFATYDHIKHFLRELIHLRDPVR